The following nucleotide sequence is from Fibrobacter succinogenes.
TTTGTCATTCCAAACATGTGTCCCGTGGCTAGCAGAAAAACAGTGTCGTTTGCATAGACAAAGCTGGGGGTTACATAGGCCGAAAAGGATTTTTTTGTGAAATAAGTTTTATACGGGGGAAATACAATTTTAAGCACAAAAAAATCGTCCCGGAAAACCGAGACGATTTGCTGTAAGTCGAGTATTTGAATTACATCGATTCGAGCGCCTTGCCCTTGGTTTCGTGCACTAGTTTAGCGACGAATACAAAGCTTATTGCTGCGAAAGACGTGTAAATCAAATAGGTCGGGCCAATGCCGATACCGTGTTCGCCGACAAGAACTGGGAACGACCAGCTGACAAGGAAGTTTGCACCCCACTGGGCGAGACCGCAAACAGAGATTGCCACGGCGCGAATACGGTTGTTGAACATTTCGCCAAGCATCACCCACATCACCGGACCCCATGTTGCAGCGAAGAAGGTCACGTAGAGGTTTGCTGCAACGAGTGCTACAATGCCGCTATTGGAGCCCAAATTACCGCTGGCGTCAGAACCGAACATAAAGCAGAGGGCGAGAGCGCCAAGTGTAACGGTCATGCCGGCAGAACCGATGAGCAAAAGCGGTTTACGACCAATCTTATCGATAAGGAGAATAGCGGCGATAGTCATGGTCAGGTTGATAGCACTAGAAATCATGCTGGTGAAGAACGCATCGCTTTCGCCAAAGCCAACACTCTGCCAAAGCATGGAACCGTAATAGAAGATGACGTTGATACCGACAAACTGCTGGAGAACTGCAAGACCAAGGCCCGCCCAAACGATTGGAGCGATGCGCTTTTTGCCAGCGACCTTTTCGAGAAGGTCAGAAAGCTTTGCCTGTTTTTTGTTCTTGAAGGAATCTTGGATTTCTTTAGCTTTTTCTTCAATGTTGGATCTCGAAAGAAGGGAAAGAACGCTTTTGGCTTCTTTCATTAAGCCCTTGCTTACGAGGTAGCGCGGGGATTCCGGGAGCTGCCAAGCGGCGATGCCGTAAATGAGTGCCGGAACGGCTTCGACCCAGAACATCACTTTCCATGCATGGACTCCCATAATCAAGTTGCTTGCAGAACCTGAAATGCGGACGATGATGTAGTTCGAAAGCAAAGCTACGAAGATACCGATAACGATGGCGAACTGCTGCATGGAGCCGAGACGCCCACGCAAGTGTGCCGGAGAAGTTTCGGCAATGTAAATCGGAGCGATGATGGATGCCACGCCAATACCGACACCGCCAATGACACGCCATGCGATAAAGTCGTAGATGGTGAACGGAAGGCCAGAACCGATTGCACTGACAAAGAAAAGAATGGACGCGGCAATCATACAACGCACACGTCCAAATTTATCGGCCAAGCGACCTGCAAAATAGGCACCGACGGCAGCGCCAATCAAAGCGAGAGAAACTGCAAGCCCAAGCTGCATGTCGTTGCAGTTGAAATAGCCTTTAAGCGCCACATTGGCACCGTTGATAACAGATGAGTCAAAGCCGAACAGGAATCCACCGATGGCGGCGGATAGGGTCACCATAATGACGTGTCCGACGTTATAATTATTTTCTGTTGACATGTCCCTACCTCTTTTTTTTAATTTGGTTGTCATTCAAGTTGCGTACAATATACAAAACGGCTTTTTGTAAATTCAAGTTTTACAAAAAGGCTCGATATTCCAATATGGACTAACGCTTTTGTTACATAAGTCGAAAGTTGTGCAACCACTGCTCCCGTCTTATCTGTAAATAGATATATATAATTTTCTTACAGTGTGAAAGTTTTTTGCAGAATTTGTGAATTTATTTTGGAGTGTGGGGCGAATTTTCGTATCTGTTGACGCTTGCTAAATGGTGTTCCTTCGGAGTGCTTTTGCTAGGCTCGGAAATGGGCCTGTAAAGAAGCCCGCTTCACTCGCCTTACGCAAAAGTTTCTATTTTTACGCCCGAAAATTTAACGCCTTGTGGTCGGTAGAAGTTCAAGCGGACACCCTGTCTACTTCCTACTGTCTACTATATCGAGGTAAACATGTTTCGTGAAGTAAAGAAAGAAGAAACGTTGCGCAAGCGCCAACTTCTTCGCCTCGGTCATGGGAGCCTGTAAACAGTCTCCCGCGACTACCACCTAAAGGTGGCCATGCCCACATAAGTGCTAAAGCACTAAGTGGTCAAAGGTCGGCTTGCGAAGTTGTCCCGCAAATCGAAGAGCGCGTGCTTTCCCTTTTGAATTCTTAGTCAGTTTTTTCTAAATTGGCGCTCTTTCAGAGCGCATTCAATGCGGCTC
It contains:
- a CDS encoding sugar porter family MFS transporter, whose amino-acid sequence is MSTENNYNVGHVIMVTLSAAIGGFLFGFDSSVINGANVALKGYFNCNDMQLGLAVSLALIGAAVGAYFAGRLADKFGRVRCMIAASILFFVSAIGSGLPFTIYDFIAWRVIGGVGIGVASIIAPIYIAETSPAHLRGRLGSMQQFAIVIGIFVALLSNYIIVRISGSASNLIMGVHAWKVMFWVEAVPALIYGIAAWQLPESPRYLVSKGLMKEAKSVLSLLSRSNIEEKAKEIQDSFKNKKQAKLSDLLEKVAGKKRIAPIVWAGLGLAVLQQFVGINVIFYYGSMLWQSVGFGESDAFFTSMISSAINLTMTIAAILLIDKIGRKPLLLIGSAGMTVTLGALALCFMFGSDASGNLGSNSGIVALVAANLYVTFFAATWGPVMWVMLGEMFNNRIRAVAISVCGLAQWGANFLVSWSFPVLVGEHGIGIGPTYLIYTSFAAISFVFVAKLVHETKGKALESM